A region of Kribbella sp. NBC_01245 DNA encodes the following proteins:
- a CDS encoding DHA2 family efflux MFS transporter permease subunit, with the protein MRQRSPWATLAVLALAQFIVVLDVTIVNVALPDIQADLGFTPETLQWVISAYTLLFGGFLLLGGRAADLLGSRRVFIAGLALFGVSSLVAGLANSSEFLIAARAVQGLGGALLSPAALALLMVTFDHGRDRNIAMGVWGGLAGLGGTLGVVAGGVLVDALSWAWVFFVNVPIVVLLIALIPVFVPDHRHGQDGPRTFDTAGAVLGTAGLLAIVYGVVRAEPSGWASFEVAGFLIGGVVLMVAFVRVEARSKAPLVPLGLFRSRALSVSSGALALNGASFLSMFFLTAIYLQQVRGDSALAAGVHFLPMGGAAVLGAVVASQLVHRVGTRTVQLAGTVLSLAGLLLLSQASADGSYAVELLPGFILFGFGIIAVAVPAQIAAVSDVERHEAGAASGVVTAVYQVGGALGLAVVTTLSISHTTDALTQGMSQQAALVEGFHRGLLVAAAFAVLNVLVSLATPQLTPDAETVAEAALAA; encoded by the coding sequence ATGCGACAACGCAGTCCCTGGGCGACCCTGGCCGTGCTCGCCCTGGCGCAGTTCATCGTGGTGCTCGACGTGACGATCGTGAATGTCGCGCTGCCCGACATCCAGGCTGATCTGGGTTTCACGCCGGAGACCCTGCAATGGGTGATCAGCGCCTACACGCTGCTGTTCGGCGGATTCCTCCTGCTCGGTGGACGGGCCGCCGACCTGCTCGGATCGCGCCGGGTCTTCATCGCGGGTCTCGCGCTGTTCGGCGTCAGCTCGCTGGTCGCGGGCCTGGCGAACTCGTCCGAATTCCTGATCGCCGCTCGAGCCGTGCAAGGCCTCGGCGGCGCACTACTCTCACCGGCCGCGCTCGCTTTGCTGATGGTGACGTTCGACCACGGCCGGGATCGCAATATCGCGATGGGCGTCTGGGGTGGTCTGGCCGGGCTCGGCGGCACCCTCGGCGTGGTCGCCGGAGGAGTGCTGGTCGACGCGCTCAGCTGGGCCTGGGTGTTCTTCGTGAACGTGCCGATCGTCGTACTGCTGATCGCGTTGATCCCGGTCTTCGTGCCCGATCACCGCCACGGCCAGGACGGCCCGCGCACCTTCGACACCGCCGGCGCCGTACTCGGCACGGCCGGTCTCCTCGCCATCGTGTACGGCGTCGTTCGCGCCGAGCCGAGTGGTTGGGCGTCGTTCGAGGTGGCCGGATTCCTTATCGGCGGGGTGGTGCTGATGGTCGCGTTCGTCCGGGTCGAAGCCCGTTCGAAGGCGCCGCTGGTGCCGTTGGGTCTGTTCCGCTCGCGAGCGCTGAGTGTGTCGAGTGGCGCGCTCGCCCTGAATGGCGCGAGCTTCCTGTCGATGTTCTTCCTGACTGCGATCTACCTGCAGCAGGTGCGAGGCGATTCGGCGCTGGCCGCGGGCGTCCACTTCCTGCCGATGGGTGGTGCCGCCGTGCTCGGTGCGGTCGTGGCCTCGCAGCTCGTGCACCGCGTTGGCACTCGCACGGTCCAGCTCGCCGGCACGGTCCTCAGTCTCGCCGGGTTGCTATTGCTCTCGCAGGCAAGCGCCGATGGGTCTTACGCGGTCGAGCTCCTGCCCGGGTTCATCCTCTTCGGGTTCGGCATCATCGCGGTCGCCGTACCGGCTCAGATCGCAGCCGTCTCGGACGTCGAGCGTCATGAGGCCGGCGCCGCCTCGGGCGTGGTGACCGCGGTCTACCAGGTCGGTGGCGCTCTCGGTCTGGCCGTGGTGACAACCTTGTCGATCAGTCACACCACCGACGCGTTGACCCAGGGCATGTCCCAGCAGGCGGCGCTGGTCGAAGGCTTCCACCGTGGTCTCTTGGTCGCAGCCGCGTTCGCCGTCCTGAACGTCCTCGTCAGCCTGGCCACGCCGCAGCTCACGCCCGACGCCGAGACCGTCGCCGAAGCCGCTCTCGCCGCCTAG
- a CDS encoding TetR/AcrR family transcriptional regulator, producing MVTTRDLTAKDPTTTQRRLDPARIVASALAIADGEGLPAVTIRRLAQEHEVTPMALYRHFKDKDELLGALADRLLSDIDMPEPSEAPWDWQVREVLAAVVDALRPHPEVANLTLPRILLTEPGLELAERTLGLLVQGGFTPDQAGEIGRQSICSLITLVTTEPGGGVDPEVREQQIRNKRAAIAMLPPQRYPNVVAAADSLTGCEDPQAYYEIGLDLVVAGIRGMVK from the coding sequence GTGGTGACCACCAGAGACCTGACGGCAAAAGATCCGACGACGACCCAGCGGCGGCTCGATCCGGCCCGGATCGTGGCGAGCGCGCTGGCGATCGCGGACGGCGAGGGCCTGCCCGCGGTGACCATCCGGCGCCTCGCGCAGGAGCACGAGGTCACGCCGATGGCGCTCTACCGGCACTTCAAGGACAAGGACGAGCTGCTCGGCGCCCTTGCGGATCGCCTGCTTTCCGACATCGACATGCCCGAGCCCTCCGAGGCGCCGTGGGACTGGCAGGTCCGCGAGGTGCTGGCCGCGGTCGTCGACGCACTGCGCCCCCATCCAGAGGTCGCGAATCTGACGCTGCCCCGGATCCTGCTCACCGAGCCCGGTCTCGAGCTGGCAGAACGGACCCTCGGCCTGCTGGTCCAGGGCGGGTTCACCCCGGACCAGGCCGGCGAGATCGGCCGCCAGTCCATCTGCTCGCTGATCACCCTCGTCACCACCGAGCCGGGCGGGGGCGTTGATCCCGAGGTCCGCGAGCAGCAGATCCGGAACAAGCGGGCCGCGATCGCGATGCTGCCGCCACAGCGCTACCCGAACGTTGTCGCCGCCGCGGACAGCCTCACCGGCTGCGAGGATCCCCAGGCGTACTACGAGATCGGCCTCGACCTCGTCGTCGCCGGCATCCGCGGCATGGTCAAGTAG